Proteins from a single region of Haloplanus sp. GDY1:
- a CDS encoding HAD-IIA family hydrolase — protein sequence MLADEYGAFLFDLDGVVFVGDEPVTGAVETLRRLRDAGKEIQFVTNNSQHTREEFAEKLTGFGIDTQVDQVTSAASATATYLADRGVESVYLVGMDGFRTELGRRGIADRERDADAVVVGFDPTVTYDDIETATRLVYERDLPLVATSGDTSYPSGDGVAPGTGAILRAIEAASGTEATVVGKPNAPLFDLALDRVSTRPVAMVGDTPGADVEGANRAGIDSILVSLHCRADRADAVDPDVRIETPLDLVDAD from the coding sequence ATGCTCGCAGACGAGTACGGGGCGTTTCTCTTCGACCTCGACGGCGTCGTCTTCGTCGGCGACGAGCCGGTCACGGGCGCCGTCGAGACGCTCCGCCGACTCCGTGACGCCGGCAAGGAGATCCAGTTCGTCACCAACAACTCCCAGCACACCCGCGAGGAGTTCGCCGAGAAGCTGACCGGGTTCGGCATCGACACGCAGGTGGACCAGGTCACGAGCGCGGCCTCGGCGACGGCGACGTACCTCGCCGACCGCGGCGTCGAGAGCGTCTACCTCGTCGGGATGGACGGCTTCCGAACGGAACTGGGTCGGCGGGGGATCGCCGACCGGGAGCGCGACGCCGACGCCGTCGTCGTCGGCTTCGACCCCACCGTCACGTACGACGACATCGAGACGGCGACCCGGCTCGTCTACGAGCGGGACCTGCCGCTGGTCGCCACGAGCGGCGACACGTCCTACCCGTCCGGCGACGGCGTCGCTCCGGGGACGGGGGCGATCCTCCGGGCCATCGAGGCCGCGAGCGGGACGGAGGCGACGGTCGTGGGGAAGCCAAACGCCCCGCTGTTCGACCTGGCGCTCGACCGCGTCTCGACCCGCCCCGTCGCGATGGTCGGGGACACGCCCGGCGCCGACGTCGAGGGCGCCAACCGCGCGGGGATCGACAGCATCCTCGTGTCGCTGCACTGCCGCGCCGACCGCGCCGACGCCGTCGATCCGGACGTCCGGATCGAGACGCCCCTGGACCTCGTGGACGCCGACTGA
- a CDS encoding four-carbon acid sugar kinase family protein — MSDDDLLLAYYGDDLTGSTDAMEALGLGGVRTALFLEPPTESELTGRFADLDAVGVAGRSRSMSPDEMDEVLPEHFERLLDLDPAFVQYKVCSTFDSAPDVGSIGHAIDVGQDVFDSPFVPVVVGVPALERYVVFGHLFATVGDRTYRIDRHPTMSDHPVTPMTESDLCRHLGEQTDRPTDRFDVLALEGDGVDAEFARLLASDPEIVLFDTLDGSHLREAGRLLWSRALELADGPLFAVGSSGLGYALTAYWADTGAVSPPESVPTADPVDRIAVMSGSASPETAAQIDAALERDDFTGIRLDTPSLVVPAEAAAERDRVVEAATEAIGAGDSVVMYAARGPDDPAIERTRAAAEAAGVDDVGGRLGREQGTILETVLRETDLSRVCIAGGDTSGYVAPALDVYALEFHSPIAPGCPLCLASSSDEEFDRLELALKGGQTGGERYFERVRRGSSEYWPDSSD, encoded by the coding sequence ATGAGTGACGACGACCTCCTCCTGGCGTACTACGGGGACGACCTGACGGGATCGACCGACGCGATGGAGGCGCTGGGCCTGGGCGGCGTTCGCACGGCGCTGTTTCTCGAACCGCCGACCGAGTCGGAGCTGACGGGGCGGTTCGCGGATCTGGACGCGGTCGGCGTCGCCGGCCGCAGTCGGTCGATGTCCCCCGACGAGATGGACGAGGTACTCCCCGAACACTTCGAGCGGCTGCTCGACCTCGATCCGGCCTTCGTCCAGTACAAGGTCTGCTCGACGTTCGACTCCGCGCCCGACGTCGGCAGCATCGGCCACGCGATCGACGTCGGGCAGGACGTGTTCGACTCCCCGTTCGTCCCCGTGGTGGTCGGCGTCCCCGCGCTGGAGCGGTACGTCGTCTTCGGACACCTGTTCGCGACGGTCGGCGACCGGACCTACCGGATCGACCGCCATCCGACGATGAGCGACCACCCGGTGACGCCCATGACCGAGAGCGACCTCTGTCGACACCTGGGCGAGCAGACCGACCGGCCGACGGATCGCTTCGACGTGCTCGCCCTGGAGGGGGACGGCGTCGACGCCGAGTTCGCCCGCCTCCTGGCGTCGGATCCGGAGATCGTCCTGTTCGACACGCTCGACGGATCGCACCTGCGGGAGGCCGGGCGTCTGCTGTGGTCGCGGGCGCTCGAACTCGCGGACGGCCCGCTCTTCGCGGTCGGCTCCTCCGGACTCGGATACGCGCTGACGGCGTACTGGGCCGATACGGGGGCGGTGTCGCCGCCCGAGTCGGTGCCGACGGCCGACCCCGTCGACCGCATCGCCGTCATGTCCGGGAGCGCGTCGCCGGAGACGGCCGCGCAGATCGACGCCGCCCTCGAACGCGACGACTTCACGGGGATCAGGCTCGACACCCCGTCGCTCGTGGTCCCGGCGGAGGCGGCCGCGGAGCGCGACCGGGTCGTCGAGGCGGCGACCGAGGCGATCGGCGCCGGCGACAGCGTCGTCATGTACGCCGCCCGGGGACCGGACGACCCGGCCATCGAGCGGACCCGGGCGGCCGCCGAGGCGGCGGGGGTCGACGACGTCGGCGGGCGCCTCGGCCGGGAGCAGGGGACGATCCTCGAGACCGTCCTCAGGGAGACCGACCTCTCGCGGGTCTGCATCGCCGGCGGCGACACCAGCGGCTACGTCGCGCCGGCGCTCGACGTCTACGCCCTCGAGTTCCACAGCCCCATCGCTCCCGGGTGTCCGCTCTGTCTCGCGAGTTCGTCCGACGAGGAGTTCGACCGACTGGAGCTAGCGCTCAAGGGTGGACAGACGGGCGGTGAGCGATACTTCGAGCGCGTGCGCCGGGGATCGTCGGAGTACTGGCCCGATAGCAGCGATTGA
- a CDS encoding NAD(P)H-dependent oxidoreductase, with translation MLNIPPQLRDREEPIDVGVIGSGLFGTKLVDQIERVTGMRTAAIADIDLDKAAQAYAESGVSTDGVVETTDLGELNAAIADGQHAVIADGPTLARSDVEVVVEATGIPEVGARHAYTAIMEETHVVMVNVEADTVVGPTLADLADKAGVTYSMAYGDQPSLLAELYDWAQTVGLDVVAAGKGNPFIEEYRYGTPDDVFDRWGFDEEFVEEHGLNPWMYNSFLDGTKVAVEMCAVANATGLTPDVQGMHLPDASIEEIPQKLRPKEDGGVLNEAGVVDTVSSLRPDGTEIDDNISFGVFIVTTTPNERVQEYLEQSSGSGMYVANDGKYQVFHRPYHLPGTETSVSVANAAIRNEPTGVPRERVAEVVGGAKRTLEPGEELDGGGGYTVYGLLEEAETAEEQNHVPFELLDGAEVVSEIAQDEIVTYDDVELDEDSFIYRLRRLQDAA, from the coding sequence ATGCTCAACATACCGCCACAGCTTCGGGATCGAGAGGAGCCGATCGACGTCGGCGTCATCGGCTCCGGTCTGTTCGGGACGAAACTCGTCGACCAGATCGAGCGCGTCACCGGCATGCGGACGGCCGCCATCGCCGACATCGACCTCGACAAGGCCGCCCAGGCGTACGCCGAGTCGGGCGTCTCGACCGACGGCGTGGTCGAGACGACCGACCTCGGGGAGCTGAACGCGGCCATCGCCGACGGGCAACACGCCGTGATCGCCGACGGGCCAACCCTCGCCCGCAGCGACGTCGAGGTCGTCGTCGAGGCGACCGGCATCCCCGAGGTCGGTGCCCGGCACGCCTACACGGCCATCATGGAGGAGACACACGTCGTGATGGTGAACGTCGAGGCCGACACCGTGGTGGGTCCGACGCTCGCCGACCTCGCGGACAAGGCCGGCGTCACCTACTCGATGGCGTACGGCGACCAGCCGTCGCTCCTCGCCGAACTGTACGACTGGGCCCAGACGGTCGGCCTCGACGTCGTCGCCGCCGGCAAGGGGAACCCGTTCATCGAGGAGTACCGGTACGGCACCCCGGACGACGTCTTCGACCGGTGGGGCTTCGACGAGGAGTTCGTCGAGGAACACGGGCTCAACCCGTGGATGTACAACTCCTTCCTCGACGGGACGAAGGTGGCCGTCGAGATGTGCGCCGTCGCCAACGCGACCGGGCTCACGCCCGACGTCCAGGGGATGCACCTCCCGGACGCCTCCATCGAGGAGATTCCCCAGAAGCTCCGCCCGAAGGAGGACGGCGGCGTCCTGAACGAGGCCGGCGTCGTCGACACCGTCAGTTCGCTCCGCCCCGACGGCACTGAAATCGACGACAACATCAGCTTCGGCGTGTTCATCGTGACGACGACGCCGAACGAGCGGGTCCAGGAGTACCTCGAACAGAGCAGCGGCTCCGGGATGTACGTGGCCAACGACGGGAAGTATCAGGTGTTCCACCGGCCCTACCACCTCCCCGGCACGGAGACGTCCGTGAGCGTCGCCAACGCCGCCATCCGGAACGAACCGACGGGCGTGCCGCGCGAGCGCGTCGCCGAGGTGGTCGGCGGCGCCAAGCGGACGCTGGAACCGGGCGAGGAACTCGACGGCGGCGGCGGCTACACCGTCTACGGCCTGCTCGAGGAGGCCGAGACGGCGGAGGAGCAGAACCACGTGCCCTTCGAACTCCTCGACGGCGCCGAGGTGGTCTCGGAGATCGCACAGGACGAGATCGTCACCTACGACGACGTCGAACTCGACGAGGACTCGTTCATCTACCGGCTCCGGCGCCTGCAGGACGCCGCCTGA
- a CDS encoding VOC family protein, with amino-acid sequence MFEQVHHVAYTVDDLDSYRTFFGDVLEMEKVDYREMPEDGYKAAVYDVGGVYIEVQEPMGEDTDTKAEMEEFLEEQGNGLNHVAYEVDDIAAAVERLETEKGIERDWDEPIVAPTFPDCKLIDMEPDTSRGIYLQLVEELD; translated from the coding sequence ATGTTCGAGCAAGTGCACCACGTAGCCTACACCGTGGACGACCTCGACTCGTACCGGACGTTCTTCGGGGACGTCCTGGAGATGGAGAAGGTCGACTACCGGGAGATGCCCGAGGACGGGTACAAGGCGGCGGTCTACGACGTCGGCGGCGTCTACATCGAGGTTCAAGAGCCCATGGGCGAGGACACCGACACCAAAGCCGAGATGGAGGAGTTCCTCGAGGAACAGGGCAACGGCCTCAACCACGTCGCCTACGAGGTCGACGACATCGCGGCCGCCGTCGAACGCCTCGAGACGGAGAAGGGGATCGAGCGCGACTGGGACGAGCCCATCGTGGCGCCGACGTTCCCGGACTGCAAGCTGATCGACATGGAGCCCGACACCAGCCGCGGCATCTACCTGCAGCTCGTCGAGGAGCTGGACTGA
- a CDS encoding ribulose-bisphosphate carboxylase large subunit family protein produces MTDRFTATYRIETPASVREAADAMAGEQSASTFVDVPGESEELQRRHGADVVDVTELGTTAEPTLPGVDPGSEEASEYTRAEVRIAYPIENVGVSVPQLRTTVAGNVFEMQPLSGIRLLDVDVPDVYGAECPTPQFGVEGTRELIGVHDRPIVGTIIKPSVGLSPDETASLVETLVEAGVDFIKDDELIADPPYSRFEDRVEAVMSVIDDHAEETGKRVMYAFNVTGSVEEMRRRHDVVAEAGGTCVMVSLNSVGLAGVLALRRHSDLAIHGHRNGWGALSRCPQLGFEYTAYQKLWRLAGVDHLHVNGIRNKFTESDESVVASARAVQRPIPGDDGILPVFSSGQWADQAHDTYAALGNVDLMYLAGGGIMGHPDGPAGGVDALKQGWEAAMAGVPLAEYAEDHEALRRSMEAFGTDE; encoded by the coding sequence ATGACGGACCGATTCACCGCGACGTACAGGATCGAGACACCGGCGTCGGTCCGGGAGGCGGCGGACGCGATGGCCGGCGAGCAGTCGGCGAGCACGTTCGTCGACGTTCCGGGGGAGAGCGAGGAGTTACAGCGGCGCCACGGCGCCGACGTCGTCGACGTGACCGAACTGGGGACGACAGCCGAGCCGACGCTGCCGGGCGTCGATCCGGGGTCCGAGGAGGCGTCCGAGTACACCCGGGCGGAGGTGCGGATCGCGTACCCCATCGAGAACGTCGGCGTCTCCGTTCCGCAGCTGCGGACGACGGTCGCCGGCAACGTCTTCGAGATGCAGCCGCTGTCCGGGATCCGGCTGCTCGACGTCGACGTCCCGGACGTCTACGGGGCGGAGTGCCCGACGCCGCAGTTCGGAGTCGAGGGGACGCGCGAACTGATCGGGGTTCACGACCGGCCGATCGTGGGGACGATCATCAAGCCGAGCGTGGGGCTGTCGCCGGACGAGACGGCGTCGCTCGTCGAGACGCTGGTCGAGGCGGGCGTCGACTTCATCAAGGACGACGAACTCATCGCCGACCCGCCGTACTCCCGGTTCGAGGACCGCGTCGAGGCGGTCATGTCGGTCATCGACGACCACGCCGAGGAGACGGGCAAGCGGGTCATGTACGCGTTCAACGTCACCGGGAGCGTCGAGGAGATGCGCCGGCGACACGACGTCGTCGCGGAGGCGGGCGGCACCTGCGTCATGGTGAGTCTCAACAGCGTCGGCCTCGCGGGCGTGCTGGCGTTGCGCCGGCACAGCGACCTGGCCATCCACGGCCACCGGAACGGGTGGGGCGCGCTCTCCCGGTGTCCCCAGCTCGGCTTCGAGTACACGGCCTACCAGAAGCTCTGGCGGCTGGCCGGCGTCGACCACCTCCACGTCAACGGCATCCGGAACAAGTTCACCGAATCCGACGAGTCGGTCGTCGCCTCCGCGCGGGCGGTGCAGCGACCGATCCCGGGCGACGACGGCATCCTCCCGGTGTTCTCGTCCGGGCAGTGGGCGGATCAGGCCCACGACACCTACGCGGCGCTCGGCAACGTCGACCTGATGTATCTGGCCGGGGGCGGGATCATGGGCCATCCGGACGGCCCGGCCGGCGGCGTCGACGCGCTGAAACAGGGATGGGAGGCGGCCATGGCCGGCGTGCCGCTCGCGGAGTACGCGGAGGACCACGAGGCGCTCCGCCGCTCGATGGAGGCGTTCGGCACCGATGAGTGA
- a CDS encoding zinc-binding dehydrogenase: MSSHTRGRIACLNGTKNVELKEFDVPSPDPDAIVTEIVRANVCGSELHMWRGGHPHINDGPLGHEGLCRIVDLGENVTTDNAGRPVEEGDLIVPTYFAICEACPRCGAGEFRLCEHAYDYWSQSADTHPHFHGTFASHYYVYPEQFFYKVSPDVPEGPAASANCALAQVLGGLDKAEVGWGDTVVVQGAGGLGLNAVAAATERGAETIVIDGVADRLDLAERFGADHTVDLRTYDSVEERADRVRELTDGQGADVGVEVAGVPEAFAEGIELLRPGGRYLEMGNVIPGHTTEFDPGAMTRKSINVVSVMRYDPWYLRTALDFLRETADDYPFDELVGEGFALDDVDAAIRRSDERDVARASLVPE, from the coding sequence ATGAGTTCGCACACTCGCGGCCGGATCGCCTGTCTGAACGGGACGAAGAACGTCGAACTGAAGGAGTTCGACGTCCCGTCGCCGGACCCGGACGCCATCGTGACCGAGATCGTCCGCGCCAACGTCTGTGGCTCGGAACTGCACATGTGGCGGGGCGGTCACCCCCACATCAACGACGGGCCGCTGGGTCACGAGGGGCTCTGTCGCATCGTCGACCTCGGCGAGAACGTCACGACCGACAACGCGGGCCGCCCCGTCGAGGAGGGGGACCTGATCGTCCCCACGTACTTCGCGATCTGTGAGGCGTGTCCCCGCTGTGGGGCCGGCGAGTTCCGCCTCTGCGAGCACGCCTACGACTACTGGTCGCAGTCGGCCGACACGCACCCGCACTTTCACGGCACGTTCGCCTCCCACTACTACGTCTACCCCGAACAGTTCTTCTACAAGGTGTCGCCCGACGTCCCCGAGGGGCCGGCCGCGAGCGCGAACTGCGCGCTCGCGCAGGTGCTCGGCGGCCTCGACAAGGCCGAGGTCGGGTGGGGCGATACGGTCGTCGTGCAGGGCGCCGGCGGCCTCGGCCTCAACGCCGTCGCGGCGGCCACCGAACGCGGGGCCGAGACGATCGTGATCGACGGGGTCGCGGACCGCCTCGACCTGGCCGAACGCTTCGGCGCGGACCACACCGTCGACCTCCGGACGTACGACTCGGTCGAGGAGCGCGCCGACCGGGTCCGCGAACTGACCGACGGGCAGGGTGCGGACGTGGGCGTCGAAGTCGCGGGCGTCCCCGAGGCGTTCGCCGAGGGGATCGAACTCCTCCGCCCCGGCGGGCGCTACCTCGAGATGGGGAACGTCATCCCCGGCCACACGACCGAGTTCGATCCCGGGGCGATGACCCGCAAGTCGATCAACGTGGTGTCGGTGATGCGCTACGACCCCTGGTATCTCCGAACGGCCCTCGACTTCCTGCGCGAGACGGCCGACGACTACCCGTTCGACGAACTGGTCGGCGAGGGGTTCGCCCTCGACGACGTCGACGCCGCCATCCGCCGCTCCGACGAGCGCGACGTGGCGCGGGCGTCGCTCGTCCCCGAGTGA
- a CDS encoding HpcH/HpaI aldolase/citrate lyase family protein: MSADRSYLFVPGSDDEGVVEAIGSPADVVIVDLEDTVSPAAKAAAREWTLETLADLGETSQRLAVRVNGVDTDRGIDDVRTIATADALPDVLLLPDVRDASEVRLVDDVLDEYGVDVDLHPLIEKPSAMFDAQGIARVSERIHGLMFAAIDFQMNMGMSILDETDLSVPRFLLSMAANGAGVHAVDKPNLAAVHDEERTRAEARAAKAVGFDGKAAMTVEQAAVINDVFSPSAEEVARAKRVIDAFEATDEGVTVIDGAAVDKPVVDQLRALVDRAESKK, encoded by the coding sequence ATGTCCGCCGACCGCAGTTATCTGTTCGTTCCCGGGTCCGACGACGAGGGCGTCGTCGAGGCGATCGGCTCGCCCGCCGACGTCGTGATCGTCGACCTCGAAGACACCGTCAGCCCTGCCGCGAAGGCCGCGGCCCGCGAGTGGACGCTGGAGACGCTCGCCGACCTCGGCGAGACGTCACAGCGACTCGCCGTGCGCGTCAACGGCGTCGACACCGACCGGGGGATCGACGACGTCCGGACGATCGCGACCGCCGACGCCCTGCCGGACGTCCTGCTCCTCCCCGACGTGCGGGACGCGAGCGAGGTCCGCCTCGTCGACGACGTGTTGGACGAGTACGGCGTCGACGTCGACCTCCACCCCCTGATCGAGAAGCCGAGCGCGATGTTCGACGCCCAGGGGATCGCCCGGGTGAGCGAGCGGATTCACGGCCTCATGTTCGCGGCCATCGACTTCCAGATGAACATGGGGATGTCGATCCTCGACGAGACCGACCTCTCGGTGCCGCGGTTCCTGCTGTCGATGGCGGCCAACGGCGCGGGGGTCCACGCCGTCGACAAGCCCAACCTCGCCGCGGTTCACGACGAGGAGCGGACGCGCGCGGAGGCACGCGCCGCCAAGGCCGTCGGGTTCGACGGGAAGGCGGCGATGACGGTCGAACAGGCGGCGGTGATCAACGACGTCTTCTCGCCCTCGGCCGAGGAGGTGGCCCGCGCGAAGCGGGTCATCGACGCCTTCGAGGCGACGGACGAGGGCGTCACGGTGATCGATGGCGCGGCGGTCGACAAGCCCGTCGTCGATCAGCTTCGAGCCCTCGTCGACCGTGCGGAATCGAAGAAGTGA